In Astyanax mexicanus isolate ESR-SI-001 chromosome 5, AstMex3_surface, whole genome shotgun sequence, a single window of DNA contains:
- the fkbp5 gene encoding peptidyl-prolyl cis-trans isomerase FKBP5: MLHSSPVRLSQSYMRIHTERHMKGPGYKREILGTRACVAAEMAALEEEPSASQSPTALFNSQGIDITPGKDRGVCKIVKRHGTEGERPMIGDRVYVHYTGKLLNGKKFDSSYDRKEPFVFNVGKGQVIRAWDIGVCSMQKGEVCLLLCKPDYAYGSAGSPPKVPPNSTLLFEVELLSFRGEELTEDGGILRRIKVKGEGYNNPNEGATVHVHLEGRCGDRLFQSRDITFVVGESEDKGIPLGVDRAMEKMQKGECCLLYLKPRYGFGKEGKAEYGIGPNAELLYEVTLKDFDKAKEFWEMDLTEKLEKGVQVKQKGTQYFKAGRYYHAVIQYQRIVTWLEMECGLGKEQQQAIHALLLVAYLNLALCYLRLQEYAQTVENCNKVMELDSKNEKALYRRGEARLLRNEFSLALVDFRQVLQVNPSNRAARSQIVICQRKIREHHEQDKKIYANMFQRFAEHDAKAGRLKRKKDSGVVDQNNKAVKKPRRSQDGP; encoded by the exons aTGTTGCACTCGTCGCCGGTAAGACTCAGCCAAAGTTACATGCGGATACACACGGAGAGACACATGAAAGGACccgggtacaaaagagaaatact AGGAACAAGGGCATGTGTAGCTGCTGAGATGGCTGCACTTGAGGAGGAGCCGTCAGCTAGCCAGTCTCCTACTGCTCTATTTAACTCACAGGGTATAGACATCACTCCAGGCAAGGACCGGGGAGTGTGTAAG ATTGTGAAACGACATGGTACAGAAGGGGAGAGGCCTATGATCGGGGACAGGGTGTACGTCCATTACACTGGTAAACTGCTTAATGGAAAAAAGTTTGACTCCAGCTACGACCGAAAAGAGCCGTTTGTCTTCAATGTGGGCAAAG GGCAGGTGATCAGGGCGTGGGATATTGGAGTGTGCTCTATGCAGAAAGGAGAGGTGTGTCTGCTGCTTTGTAAGCCTGACTATGCTTACGGCTCTGCTGGAAGCCCCCCAAAGGTCCCTCCCAACTCTACTCTACTGTTTGAG GTAGAGCTGCTGAGCTTTAGAGGGGAAGAGCTCACAGAGGATGGGGGTATCTTGAGGAGAATAAAGGTCAAAGGTGAAGGCTACAACAATCCCAATGAAGGGGCCACTGTTCATG TTCATTTGGAAGGACGGTGCGGTGATCGCTTGTTTCAGTCGAGGGACATAACCTTTGTTGTGGGTGAATCTGAAGACAAGGGAATTCCACTAGGGGTGGATCGTGCCATGGAGAAGATGCAGAAAGGGGAATGCTGTCTCTTATATCTAAAACCCAG ATATGGCTTTGGAAAAGAAGGCAAGGCAGAATATGGCATTGGACCAAATGCAGAACTGCTGTATGAAGTGACACTCAAAGATTTTGATaag GCCAaagaattctgggaaatggacTTGACTGAAAAACTGGAGAAAGGGGTTCAAGTCAAACAGAAAGGAACCCAGTATTTCAAG GCTGGACGGTACTACCATGCAGTCATCCAGTACCAGCGGATCGTAACCTGGCTGGAGATGGAGTGTGGTTTGGGAAAGGAGCAACAACAGGCCATCCACGCCCTCCTGCTGGTGGCCTATCTTAACCTGGCTCTGTGCTATCTGCGCTTACAGGAATACGCACAAACTGTAGAGAACTGCAACAAG GTGATGGAGCTGGACTCCAAGAACGAGAAGGCTCTGTACAGACGGGGGGAGGCTCGGCTACTGCGGAATGAGTTCAGCCTGGCCCTGGTGGACTTTCGGCAGGTTCTGCAGGTCAACCCTTCCAACCGTGCTGCCCGGAGTCAAATTGTCATCTGCCAGCGCAAAATACGCGAACACCACGAGCAGGATAAGAAAATTTATGCTAACATGTTCCAGAGGTTCGCCGAACACGATGCCAAG GCTGGCCGATTGAAAAGGAAGAAAGACAGTGGAGTAGTAGATCAGAACAATAAGGCTGTGAAGAAGCCCCGGCGGAGTCAGGATGGCCCCTAA